The Leifsonia sp. ZF2019 DNA segment ACCCGAACCCGGGCCGGTCCGCCTGGCCGGTCCACCTCTTCTTCGCCGAAGCAGCGGGGACACTCGCGCCGAAGGCGGACGACCCGTTCGAGCAGGTGCGGTGCCTGCGCATCCCGATCGCCGACCTCGCCTCCCTGGTCGACCGCGGGGAGATCGTGGACCCGTCGCTGCTCATCGCGTGGCACACGGCGACGACCAGGGGGCTGCTGGCCCCCTGAGCCGGTGCGGTCAGTGCCCCTTGTCGCCCGCCTTGCGCGACATCCGGTCGATCGCCGCGAGCGCGACGGCCGAGAGGATGAAGACGCAGTGGATGACGACCTGCCAGAGCACGCCCTGCGGCGTGTAGACGGCGCCGGTCACGTTCGTCGCGCCCGGGGCGCCGAGGTCGCCCACCTCGATGAAGGTCTTGAGGAGGTGGATGGACGAGATGCCGATGATCGCCATCGCCAGCTTGACCTTGAGCACGTTGGCGTTCACGTGGGAGAGCCACTCGGGCTGGTCGGGGTGGCCGTCGGTGTTGACGCGGGAGACGAACGTCTCGTAGCCGCCGATGATGACCATGATGAGCAGGTTGGCGATCATCACGACGTCGATCAGGCCGAGGACGGCGAGCATGACCTCCGCCTCTTTGATCTCGCCGTGGATGACCACCTTCTCGCCCAGATGCCACAGCTCGACGATGAACACCCAGACGTAGATCGCCTGGGCGACGATCAGGCCGAGGTAGAGCGGAGCCTGCAGCCAGCGGCTGAAGAAGATCAGCGAGCCGATGGCGCGGCTGGCTGGGCCCGGCTGCCGATGCTGCCGAGGCGCTGCGGGAGCCGGCGGCTCGGGCGGCGCGGCCTGGTCATCGGTGCTGCGGGGACGGGTGGTCGGGTCGGTCGTCTCGATCACGGGATTCCTCACGGGTTCGGGAGCTCGATCCTAGAGAACCGAACATGTGAGAACGCTCAGGAAACGGGCGATGGCCGCACACCCACCCGCGAGTGCCCGGTCGCCTGCAGCGCAGCGTCCACCTCGGCGAGGGGGAAGATCGCCCCGACCTGCTCCGCGAAGGGATAGGCGCGGCCGCCCCCGGCGAGGAAGCGGACCGCCTGCTCGAGGTGCCGCGGGGCGTAGTTGTGCACACCTCGGATCGTGAGCAGGCGCCGGGCCAGCTGCTCCGGCGAGACCGTCAGGTCGGGGCCGGGGAAGACGGAGCCGACCAGGACGAGCACCCCGCCCACGTCGACGGCGGCCAGGAGCGAGCGGAGGGCCGCGGCCGTGCCGGAGAGCTCCAGCGCGATGGTGGGTGCGGCGGCGCGACCGCCCGCCCTGCCGAGCGCTGTCGCGAGACCGGCGGGGGAGTCCGCTACGGCGCGCGGATCGGCGACGGCCGCGGCGCCGAACG contains these protein-coding regions:
- a CDS encoding TIGR00645 family protein, with amino-acid sequence MIETTDPTTRPRSTDDQAAPPEPPAPAAPRQHRQPGPASRAIGSLIFFSRWLQAPLYLGLIVAQAIYVWVFIVELWHLGEKVVIHGEIKEAEVMLAVLGLIDVVMIANLLIMVIIGGYETFVSRVNTDGHPDQPEWLSHVNANVLKVKLAMAIIGISSIHLLKTFIEVGDLGAPGATNVTGAVYTPQGVLWQVVIHCVFILSAVALAAIDRMSRKAGDKGH